A part of Aegilops tauschii subsp. strangulata cultivar AL8/78 chromosome 2, Aet v6.0, whole genome shotgun sequence genomic DNA contains:
- the LOC109749168 gene encoding dehydration-responsive element-binding protein 1C-like: protein MDQPGKGYTTVTTAPPKRPAGRTKFSETRHPVYHGVRRRAGRWVSEVREPNKKSRIWLGTFATPEAAARAHDVAALALRGRGACLNFADSVSLLAVDPATLRTPEDIRTAAIALAESACPAAAQASASESAPAMMTMQEAAAAPYDDDLQFVDMDQHSYYYDGMGAGGYWNTNGDDEDDDDGAGDITLWSY, encoded by the coding sequence ATGGACCAGCCTGGCAAGGGATACACGACGGTGACGACGGCGCCGCCGAAGCGGCCGGCGGGGCGGACCAAGTTCAGCGAGACGCGGCACCCGGTGTACCACGGCGTGCGGCGCCGCGCGGGGCGGTGGGTGAGCGAGGTGCGCGAGCCCAACAAGAAGTCGCGCATCTGGCTCGGCACCTTCGCCACCCCGGAGGCCGCCGCGCGCGCCCACGACGTGGCCGCCCTCGCCCTGCGCGGCCGCGGTGCCTGCCTCAACTTCGCCGACTCCGTGTCCCTGCTCGCCGTCGACCCCGCCACGCTCCGCACGCCCGAGGACATCCGCACCGCCGCCATCGCGCTCGCCGAGTCCGCGTGCCCCGCCGCGGCCCAGGCGTCCGCTTCAGAGTCCGCGCCGGCGATGATGACGATGcaggaggccgcggcggcgccgTACGACGACGACTTGCAGTTCGTTGACATGGACCAGCATTCCTACTACTACGATGGGATGGGTGCTGGCGGCTACTGGAATACAAATGGGGACGACGAGGACGATGACGACGGTGCCGGAGACATCACGCTCTGGAGCTACTGA